A genomic window from Lotus japonicus ecotype B-129 chromosome 1, LjGifu_v1.2 includes:
- the LOC130732041 gene encoding two-component response regulator ARR17-like isoform X2, which translates to MESGDIPHVLAVDDNLIDRKLVEKLLRNSSCKVTTAENGPRALEFLGLTSGEQNTLNGRSKVNLIITDYCMPGMTGYELLKKIKESSAMKEVPVVIMSSENIPTRINKCLEEGAQMFILKPLKQSDIKKLMKLGM; encoded by the exons ATGGAAAGTGGTGATATTCCTCATGTTTTGGCTGTTGATGACAACCTTATTGATCGCAAACTTGTTGAAAAACTGCTCAGGAATTCTTCTTGCAAAG TTACCACTGCAGAAAATGGGCCAAGGGCATTGGAGTTCTTGGGCTTAACAAGTGGTGAACAGAACACCTTGAATGGG AGATCCAAAGTAAATTTGATTATCACAGACTATTGCATGCCAGGGATGACAGGCTATGAGCTACTCAAGAAAATCAAG GAATCATCTGCAATGAAGGAGGTTCCAGTAGTGATCATGTCATCTGAGAATATTCCAACACGGATTAACAA GTGCCTGGAAGAAGGAGCTCAAATGTTCATCCTAAAGCCCCTCAAACAATCTGATATAAAGAAATTGATGAAGCTAGGAATgtga
- the LOC130732041 gene encoding two-component response regulator ARR17-like isoform X1, producing the protein MASTGSSSSNWVMESGDIPHVLAVDDNLIDRKLVEKLLRNSSCKVTTAENGPRALEFLGLTSGEQNTLNGRSKVNLIITDYCMPGMTGYELLKKIKESSAMKEVPVVIMSSENIPTRINKCLEEGAQMFILKPLKQSDIKKLMKLGM; encoded by the exons ATGGCTTCTACaggttcttcatcttcaaattgGGTCATGGAAAGTGGTGATATTCCTCATGTTTTGGCTGTTGATGACAACCTTATTGATCGCAAACTTGTTGAAAAACTGCTCAGGAATTCTTCTTGCAAAG TTACCACTGCAGAAAATGGGCCAAGGGCATTGGAGTTCTTGGGCTTAACAAGTGGTGAACAGAACACCTTGAATGGG AGATCCAAAGTAAATTTGATTATCACAGACTATTGCATGCCAGGGATGACAGGCTATGAGCTACTCAAGAAAATCAAG GAATCATCTGCAATGAAGGAGGTTCCAGTAGTGATCATGTCATCTGAGAATATTCCAACACGGATTAACAA GTGCCTGGAAGAAGGAGCTCAAATGTTCATCCTAAAGCCCCTCAAACAATCTGATATAAAGAAATTGATGAAGCTAGGAATgtga
- the LOC130732039 gene encoding uncharacterized protein LOC130732039: MGEVYYMRILLTKQRGCDSFASLRTVKGVVYPTFQDACDAMGLMEDEREYVDGIIHMSEIGSGSYLRHLFVTLLSTNAIGKPREVWDKTWRFLADEFLNDLKCSGIPNHRIVLKVGVPIMLIQNIDQSAGLCNGTRLIVSALTPYIIVATALSGSKTGKPVYIPRLSLTPSDTGLPFKFSRRQFPITVCFAMTINKSQGQSLSHVGLYLPRPVFTHGQLYVALSRVKSRKRLKILIVDDKGVVSNCTRNVVYEEVFQNI, encoded by the exons ATGGGCGAGGTATATTACATGAGGATTCTATTAACCAAACAGAGAGGCTGTGACAGTTTTGCAAGTTTAAGAACTGTCAAAGGGGTTGTTTATCCAACATTCCAAGATGCGTGCGATGCTATGGGATTAATGGAAGATGAGAGGGAGTATGTTGATGGGATTATTCACATGAGTGAGATTGGTTCAGGGTCTTATTTGAGGCATTTGTTTGTAACGTTGCTCTCAACAAACGCTATAGGAAAGCCAAGAGAAGTGTGGGATAAGACATGGAGATTTTTAGCTGAC GAATTTCTAAATGATCTTAAGTGCTCTGGTATTCCTAACCACAGAATTGTTCTCAAagttggtgtccctatcatgtTAATTCAGAACATTGATCAGTCTGCTGGATTGTGTAATGGAACAAGATTGATAGTGAGCGCTTTGACACCTTATATCATTGTTGCAACAGCTCTTTCCGGTTCTAAAACAGGTAAACCTGTTTATATTCCTAGGCTTAGCTTAACTCCTTCTGATACTGGCCTTCCTTTCAAATTCTCAAGGAGACAGTTCCCTATTACTGTTTGTTTTGCTATGACTATAAATAAGAGCCAAGGCCAGTCGTTATCGCATGTTGGATTATACCTTCCTAGGCCGGTGTTCACGCATGGCCAGCTATATGTAGCTCTATCAAGagtaaaatctagaaaaaggtTGAAGATACTTATAGTCGATGACAAAGGAGTAGTATCTAATTGCACTCGGAATGTTGTGTATGAAGAAGTATTCCAGAACATATGA